The following are from one region of the Hydrogenophaga sp. BPS33 genome:
- a CDS encoding nitroreductase family protein gives MLSKLFKVAGIFSEALRDATEFLRFNAYSPFANKSQRAFYKILIEAHTIEKGLSLPNPKLLFGKDKVRFVMNALSRYDIGHSPVPAHMSLGALDAYVNFHARAGAHDPLLDEIANYLKTWEAKLPKPWKGGTREVTFNGQPPNDLQHLMASRSSIRALQSTPLPPERIFEAIAMAQLAPSQCNRQASRVHAYQDRARIQELLGLQGGSRGFAESVGNLFVVSSEICAWGGPGQRNQAYVDGALFAMCLMFACRSMGWGACPLNLAIDHKTESAIRRAGGIPAGERLIMMIAFGEPIAPDTRVAFSPRRPAAEIATLHA, from the coding sequence ATGCTTAGCAAACTCTTCAAGGTCGCCGGCATCTTCAGCGAAGCCCTGCGCGACGCGACCGAGTTCCTGCGCTTCAACGCGTACTCGCCGTTCGCCAACAAGTCGCAGCGCGCGTTCTACAAGATCCTCATCGAGGCGCACACCATCGAGAAGGGCTTGTCCTTGCCGAACCCCAAGCTGCTGTTCGGCAAGGACAAGGTGCGCTTCGTCATGAACGCGCTCTCGCGCTACGACATCGGCCATTCGCCCGTGCCCGCCCACATGTCGCTGGGCGCTCTGGACGCCTACGTGAACTTCCACGCCAGGGCCGGCGCCCACGACCCGCTGCTCGACGAGATCGCGAACTACCTCAAGACGTGGGAGGCCAAGCTGCCCAAGCCGTGGAAGGGCGGCACACGCGAAGTGACCTTCAACGGCCAGCCACCGAACGACCTGCAGCACCTCATGGCCAGCCGCTCCAGCATCCGCGCGTTGCAGTCCACGCCGCTGCCGCCCGAGCGCATCTTCGAAGCCATTGCCATGGCGCAACTGGCACCTTCGCAATGCAACCGCCAGGCCTCGCGCGTACACGCCTACCAGGACCGCGCGCGCATCCAGGAACTGCTGGGCTTGCAGGGCGGCTCGCGCGGCTTCGCGGAATCGGTCGGCAACCTGTTCGTGGTGAGTTCGGAGATCTGCGCCTGGGGCGGCCCCGGCCAACGCAACCAGGCCTACGTGGACGGCGCGCTGTTCGCCATGTGCCTCATGTTCGCCTGCCGCTCCATGGGCTGGGGCGCCTGCCCGCTCAACCTGGCCATCGACCACAAGACCGAGTCCGCGATCCGCCGCGCTGGCGGCATCCCGGCCGGCGAGCGGCTGATCATGATGATCGCCTTCGGCGAGCCCATCGCGCCCGACACGCGCGTGGCCTTCTCGCCCAGAAGGCCTGCCGCCGAAATCGCGACCCTTCACGCGTGA